The Helianthus annuus cultivar XRQ/B chromosome 16, HanXRQr2.0-SUNRISE, whole genome shotgun sequence genome includes a window with the following:
- the LOC110919826 gene encoding uncharacterized protein LOC110919826 isoform X4, whose protein sequence is MGSASHLTPLQLESLVTEGGTSRFWWNSALHYHPPVYAPAALSMNFLLQEVSRFPDMHPAAKSSDITKIDYCDMNNLLQPIFHMLACSYLFQYKNCLQSDFS, encoded by the exons ATGG GTTCTGCAAGTCATTTAACACCACTACAATTGGAGTCCTTAGTAACTGAAGGTGGCACATCAAGATTTTG GTGGAATTCCGCTCTTCATTATCATCCTCCTGTATACGCACCAGCCGCGCTCTCCATGAACTTTCTATTAC AAGAGGTTTCCCGCTTTCCAGATATGCATCCGGCAGCTAAATCTTCAGATATAACGAAG ATTGACTATTGTGATATGAATAACTTGCTTCAACCGATCTTCCACATGTTGGCTTGCTCGTACTTATTTCAAT acaaAAACTGTCTGCAGTCTGATTTCAGCTGA
- the LOC110919826 gene encoding uncharacterized protein LOC110919826 isoform X2 — MGSASHLTPLQLESLVTEGGTSRFWWNSALHYHPPVYAPAALSMNFLLLDLGLFPNTAARFGISLEEVSRFPDMHPAAKSSDITKIDYCDMNNLLQPIFHMLACSYLFQYKNCLQSDFS, encoded by the exons ATGG GTTCTGCAAGTCATTTAACACCACTACAATTGGAGTCCTTAGTAACTGAAGGTGGCACATCAAGATTTTG GTGGAATTCCGCTCTTCATTATCATCCTCCTGTATACGCACCAGCCGCGCTCTCCATGAACTTTCTATTAC TTGATCTTGGACTTTTCCCGAATACAGCTGCAAGATTTGGAATCTCTCTTG AAGAGGTTTCCCGCTTTCCAGATATGCATCCGGCAGCTAAATCTTCAGATATAACGAAG ATTGACTATTGTGATATGAATAACTTGCTTCAACCGATCTTCCACATGTTGGCTTGCTCGTACTTATTTCAAT acaaAAACTGTCTGCAGTCTGATTTCAGCTGA
- the LOC110919826 gene encoding uncharacterized protein LOC110919826 isoform X3 — MLRLYLQWLRWNSALHYHPPVYAPAALSMNFLLLDLGLFPNTAARFGISLEEVSRFPDMHPAAKSSDITKIDYCDMNNLLQPIFHMLACSYLFQYKNCLQSDFS, encoded by the exons ATGTTAAGGCTTTATTTACAATGGTTAAG GTGGAATTCCGCTCTTCATTATCATCCTCCTGTATACGCACCAGCCGCGCTCTCCATGAACTTTCTATTAC TTGATCTTGGACTTTTCCCGAATACAGCTGCAAGATTTGGAATCTCTCTTG AAGAGGTTTCCCGCTTTCCAGATATGCATCCGGCAGCTAAATCTTCAGATATAACGAAG ATTGACTATTGTGATATGAATAACTTGCTTCAACCGATCTTCCACATGTTGGCTTGCTCGTACTTATTTCAAT acaaAAACTGTCTGCAGTCTGATTTCAGCTGA
- the LOC110919826 gene encoding uncharacterized protein LOC110919826 isoform X1 gives MARRSISIICHNEILVFFIDFFRSKPIGFALNYVQTKGIPYITLLNSYHLRGWKIQTLFRALPMTSTKIMFSDSVYIERETIYFCLSLFVIISRMMNVKALFTMVKVEFRSSLSSSCIRTSRALHELSITRGFPLSRYASGS, from the exons ATGGCTCGGAGATCAATCTCGATCATATGCCACAATGAAATTTTAGTCTTTTTTATTGATTTCTTTCGGTCTAAACCTATTGGATTCGCTTTGAATTATGTCCAAACTAAAGGGATTCCATATATCACCCTACTAAATTCTTATCATCTGAGAGGGTGGAAGATTCAGACTTTGTTCAGAGCACTACCTATGACAAGCACTAAG ATTATGTTTAGCGATTCCGTATACATTGAAAGAGAAACAATCTACTTTTGTTTAAG CCTGTTCGTGATCATATCAAGAATGATGAATGTTAAGGCTTTATTTACAATGGTTAAG GTGGAATTCCGCTCTTCATTATCATCCTCCTGTATACGCACCAGCCGCGCTCTCCATGAACTTTCTATTAC AAGAGGTTTCCCGCTTTCCAGATATGCATCCGGCAGCTAA